The following nucleotide sequence is from Streptomyces bathyalis.
GTCCCCGTGCCGTGACCGGCGAAGAGCTCCGGCAGGCGCCCGTCGAAGGAGACCGACGCCTTCACCAGCCCGGCCGCCAGCGACTCGGCGGCGGCGTGGTGACCGTCCCGTACCAGGCCCTGTACGGCGATCGCCGTGTCGTGCGGCCACACGGTGCCGATGTGGTAGCCGAGCGGGCTGAATCCGCCGGAGTCGGACGCGAGGGTGCGCAGCCCGAAGCCGGAGTCGAGGTGATGCCCGGCGAGGCGCGCGGCCACCAGGCGGCCCTCCTCCTCGTCCAGCAGCCCGGTGCCCAGCAGATGCCCGATGTTGGAGGTGAGCGCGTCCAGCGGCTGCTTGTCGCTGCCCAGTGCGATGGCCGGGTACGGACCGTCGGCGTCCTCGACCCAGAACCGCTCGCGGAAGCGCACCCGCAGCCGCTGCGCCCACTCCTCCCAGCGTTCGGCGCCCGGGCGCCCGAAGGCACGCATCAACTCGGCGGCGGACAGGGCGGCTTCGTGTGCGTATGCCTGCACCTCGCAGAGGGCGACGGGAGGTTCGGCGAGGCGGCCGTCGCGGTGGCGCACGGCGTCGCCGGAGTCCTTCCAGCCCTGGTTGGACAGTCCGCGCCCGGTGCTGTCGACGTACTCGAGGAATCCGTCCCCGTCGGCATCGCCGTACTCGTCCATCCACACCAGCGCCGACTCGGCGTGCGGCAGAAGGCGTTCGACCTCCTCGGCGGGCATGCCCCAGCGCCATGCGTCGTGCAGGAGCGTCACCCACAGCGGGGTCGCGTCGACCGTCCCGTAGTAGCAGGGCGGTACGGACAGGCCGTCGCCGAAGTGCAGTCCGTCGCGGCGTATCTCGTGCAGGATCTTTCCGGGCTGCTCCTCGGTGGCCGGGTCACTCACGGCGCCCTGCCTGCGCGCGAGGGTCCGCAGCGTCCCCGCGGCGAGTTTCGTGCCCAGCGGGAGCAGCATGCGCGCGGCCCAGAGCGAGTCCCGTCCGAAGAGGGTGAGGAACCACGGGGCGCCCGCCGCGAGGAAGGTGTCGTTCTCCTCCAACGGGTCGGCGAGCAGCAGCGATCGAAGGTCCGAGCAGGACCGGGCGAACCAGTGGTCGAGCCCGCGGTCTGCGGTGGCCAGAGCGGCGCCGGAGGCGAACTCGGCGCGCGCACGGGCGGTTGCCGGGCGGAACGCCTCGCCCTTCTCGTCCTCGATGGTGCAGCGCACGGTGGCCTGCCAGCTCTCACGCGCGCCGAGTTCGATGCTGTAGCGCAACTCGGCGGTCTCGGCGGGTGCTTGCTCCACGGCGTCGGGGGCGGGTGTGCATGTGAGGCGTGCGGTCATCTCGCCGTCGCTCCAGCTGAGCCCGTCCTTCTCCTGGGCCCAGGGGACTTCGGAAACGCTGCGGCCGGACTTGATGGTCTCCATCGAGGCGAGGTCGCTCGCGGCGCGCAGCGTCAGGCGAACACGCACCCCGGTCAGGCCGGCGTTGTGGAGGGTGATCGTTTCGCTCAACTCGCCCGGTTCCACCGCGCGTCGGCGTTCGAGGGTGACAGCGGGGTCGGGACTGTGCTCGGCCAGGCCGCGGAGCACCGTACGGAACGAGGCGTGTTCTGCGCTGTCGGGGCCGCCGCTGATGGGTGCGTTCGGCACGTCCTCGGCATGGGCCGTCAGCAGGGACAGGCCCCGGCGGTCACCGTGGTAGAAGCCGTCGGAGCCCTCGCTGATCTGACCGTCCGGGCGGGAGACCGCCATGCTCGGCGCGCGGAGCGTGATGCAGGCATCGTGCAGGAACGGCTGGAGTTCCGCCGGCGGGGCGGCTGCGCCCGGCGCACCTGTGCCGTCATGAGTCTTGACAGTTGTCTCCACGCGGGCGCAACCTCTCAGCCATTGGATCGATAAAAACGACCATAGCAAAGAGGTCAAGGGCTCAAATTGCCCTCTTCGCCCGGTAGATCGTCCATGTTTGTCAGCCTTCGCCCCCGGGAGCCCACCTCATGCCGTCTCGCTCCGCTCCAACGCCGCCCGCCCCGGGCCAGGGTTCGGGTGCCGGTTCGGGTTCGGCTGCGGGGGCGGACTCGGGCGGCGGGCAAGCGTCGGGTTCGAGTTCGGGTTCCGGCTCGGGGTCCGGCTCGGTCACGATGGCGATGGTCGCGCGGCGTGCGGGTGTCTCCACGCAGACCGTCTCCAACGCGCTCAACACCCCGGACCTGCTGCGGCCCGAGACCCTTGAGCGCGTACGGCGAGCCGTGGACGAGATGGGCTACCGCCCACACCGCGCCGCCCGTTCACTCCGTACACGCGCGAGCAGGCTCATCGGCTTCGGGATAGAGCCGGCGGGCCCCGGCAACATGGTGCTGGACCGGTTCCTGCACGCGCTCTCCGAGACGGCCGACGCCGCCGGGTACCGGCTGCTGCTGTTCGCTGCGGGATCCGGACAGCGCGAACTGGCCGCCTACGAAGAGCTCCTCGGCGAGCACGGCGTGGACGCGTTCGTGCTGAGCAACACCGCACACGGCGACCCCCGGCAGGCCTGGCTGGAGGAACGCGGCATCCCCTTCGTCGCGTTCGGCCGGATGTGGTCCGAGCAGGAAGTGGGCGACTGGGTCGACGTCGACGGCGCCGCGGGCACCGAGGCCGCGGTCGAGCGGCTGGTCGCCGAGGGCCACCGGCGCATCGGCTTCCTCGGCTGGCCGCCGGGCTCCGGCTCCGGCGACGACCGCGCCGAGGGCTGGCACCGCACACTGCTCCGTCACGGCCTGCAGACCGGGCACCGCGTGAACAGCGTCGACGACGTCGGCTCCGCCGCCCGCGCCGTCCAGCCACTGCTCGACGCGGGTGTGACGGCGGTGGTCGCGGCCAGCGACACGCTCGCGCTGGGCTGCTACCGGGCCGTCTCCAACGCGGGGGGTGTGCCGGGCCGCGACGTGTCGGTGGTCGGCTTCGACGACTCCGCCGTCGCCCCTCTTCTCTCCCCGCCTCTCGCCAGCGTGGCGCAGCCGCTCGGCGACGTGGGCCGGGAGGCGATGCGTCTGCTGCTGGCCCGCATGTCCGACCCCGCGAAACCTCCCGAACGGGTGCTGCTGCCACCCGCTCTCGTCGTACGAACCAGCCTCGGTGCCGCTTCCGGCTGAATCCACGGCCGCACACGGCGCTCCATCACACCGTCACCTCACACACCGTCACCTCGAATCTCCGCATCAACTCCTCCAGGAGGCCCGCATGTTCCGTCGCTCAACCGTGGCAGTCACCGCCTGTGCGGTGCTGGCCACCACCGCGACCGCCTGTTCGTCCGGGTTCGACAAGAGCAAGAACGGACCAGAGCAGGACACCGGCAAGAAGCAGTCGCTGCGCGTTCTGATCGCCACCTCCGGTGACGCCGAGACCAAGGCCGTGAAGTCGGCGACCGCGGCCTGGGCGAAGAAGAGCGGCCACAAGGTCACCGTGCAGCTCGCGAAGGACATGGACCAGCAACTCGCGCAGGCCTTCGCGGGCAACCGGCCGCCGGACGCCTTCTACGTCAACTCCGACCAGTTCGCGAACTACGCGAAGGGCGGCTCGCTGTACGCGTACGGAGACAAGATCCCCGACGCGAAGGACTTCTCCCCCGAGCTGCGCAAGGCCTTCACCTACAACGGCAAGCTCGTCTGCCTGCCCAAGGACTCCTCCACGCTCGGACTTGTGATCAACACCGAGAAGTGGAAGGACGCCGGGCTGACGGAGAAGGACTACCCCACCACCTGGGACGAGCTGGAGAAGACGGCGGACAAGCTGACCTCCGGCAAGACCACCGGGCTGGTGACCACCAACGAGTACCAGCGGCTCGGGGTGTTCATGAAGCAGGCCGGCGGCTGGATAACCGACTCCGGCGAGTCGAAGATGACCGCCGACAGCAAGGCGAACGCGGAGGGTCTCGGCTTCGCGAAGAAGCTGCTGCGCTCCGGGTCGATGAAGTTCGCCAAGCAGGTTGACACCGGCTGGGCCGGTGAGGCGCTCGGCAAGGGCAAGGCAGCCATGATCATCGAGGGCAACTGGCTGGCCGGCGCGATGAAGGCCGACTTCCCCGACGTCAAGTACAAGGTGGTGCCGCTGCCGGCGGGTCCCAAGGGCAAGGGGACGCTCGCCTTCAGCAACTGCTGGGGCGTGGCCAAGGAGAGCACGCACCACGAGGCGGCCATCGACATGATCCGCCAACTCACCTCGAAGAAGGAGCAGTTGTCCTCCTCCGACCAGGTCGGCGTCATGCCTTCCCGCGACAGCATCATGAAGACCTTCGCCGAGCAGCACCCGGAGTCCAAGGCCTGGGTTGAGGGCAACTCATACGCCCAGAGCCCCGTGACGGTCCCCGGCTTCACCAAGGTCCTCGACCAGTTCAACGCCGATCTGCAAGGGCTGCGCACCGGTTCCCCGGCGGACATCCTCTCCACGCTGCAGCGCAACGGCGAACAGGCGATCAAGAAGGGCGACTGACCCCGCATGCCGACCACTGTCACCGAGCGCCCGGCGCCGCCGCCCGCAAGGCGGCGGCCCGGCCTCCCGGGACTGCCCGGGCGCTCCCGATCCCGTACGACCCGCGGACGTGAAGGGCTGTGGGGCTGGCTGTTCGTCAGCCCCATGGTCCTCGGTCTCGGCCTCTTCATGGCGCTGCCCATCCTGATGGCCGCATGGGTCAGCCTCCTGAACTGGAACGGGCAGTCCAACCCGTTCACGCCGGACGCCGACTTCGTGGGTCTGGACAACTACCGCAGCCTGCTGGCCGAGGACGGTCTCGCGCGCACGCTGCTGGCCACGTCACTGCGGAACAACGCCTACTACGTGCTGCTGACCGTTCCGCTGGAGACCGCGCTCTCGCTCACCCTGGCGATCATCGTCAACCAGCGGATGCTGCGCGGCCGCAGCATGCTGCGGACCACGTTCTACTTCCCGTCCGTCACCAGCTCGATCGCGGTGTGCACCGTCTTCCTGTTCCTCTTCCAGGGCAGCGGAGCGGTGAACCAGTTGCTGAGCTGGATCGGAATCAAGGGGCCGAACTGGTTCCAGGACTCGCGCGGGGTCCTGTGGGTGCTGCTCGACGCTCTCGGGCTCATCGACGGAAAGCCGGACGGCTTCCCGGCCGACCACCGGATGATGGGGCTGCCCTTCTCGGAGTGGCTGGCCGGGCCGTCGGTGGCCATGTGCACCCTCATCCTCCTTGCCGTGTGGACGACTTCGGGCACGTTCATGCTCATCTTCCTCGCGGCGCTGCAGAACATCCCGCGCGAACTGGAGGAGGCGGCGGCCCTGGACGGAGCCGCGCGGCGGCACATCCTGCGCCACGTGCTGCTGCCCGCGCTGCGCCCGGTGCTGTTCCTCGTGACGACACTGGGCCTGATCGCGACCTGGCAGGTCTTCGACCAGGTGTACGTGCTGGGGCAGGGCGACCCCGCCAACACCACGCTCACACCGGCGTTCCTCTCGTACTCCTACGGGTTCGACAACGCCGAGTTCGGGCAGGGAGCGGCCATTTCGTTCATCCTGCTGGGAATCGTGCTGCTGATGACGGGAGTTCAGCGCTTCCTGCTGCGCGAGCGCGGCGGAAGCCGGACCGCGCGGCGCATCGCTGCGGGTTCCTTGCAGCAGCCCGTGTCCGGCGAAGGGAAGGAGGCGCCCGGTGCGCACCACTGACGAACCGCTCTCCACGGATGAGCGGCCGGTACTGGCCCGCTTCCCCCGTCCCGCCCGGCTGGCGGGCTACGCGCTGCTGCTCGCCTTCGCCCTGCTGTACGCCCTGCCCTTCCTGGTACAGCTCTCGACGAGCTTCAAGACCGATCCCGAGGCCGCCTCCAATCCCCTCTCGCTGCTTCCGACGGCGCCGACGACCGCCGTCTTCGAGCAGCTGACGGGATCGGGCGAGTCCGGTGAGGGCGTGCCGTTCATGCGGTGGCTGGGCAACAGCACCCTGGTCACCGTGGTCGTGACGCTCGGCCGCGTCCTCTTCGACTCGGCCGCCGGCTACGCACTGGCACGGCTGCACTTCCGCGGCCGGGCTCTGCTGGTCGTGTTCGTCGTCGCCGTGATGGCGGTGCCGGGCGTCGTGCTGCTCATCCCGAAGTTCCTGGTCCTCAACACCCTGGGAATCTTCGACACTTACACCGGGATGATCGTGCCGCTGCTGTTCGACGCGGCGGGGATCTTCATCATGAAGCAGTTCTTCGAGTCCATACCGAAGGAGGTCGAGGAGGCCGCCCGCATCGACGGTGCGGGCGTCGGGCGGATCTTCTGGTACGTGGTGCTGCCGATGTCGAAGCCCGCGCTGATCACCGTGACCCTGCTGTCGTTCCAGGGCTCGTGGAACGAGTTCACCCACTTCCTGGTGGCGACGCAGTCCAGTGACTACGAAACCCTCACCACCGGTCTGGCGCGGTTCGTCTCCGGCGGCCTGGGTGCGGGGACGCAGTATCCGCTGAAGCTGGGTGCGGCCCTGCTCTCGACGATTCCGGTGGCGGTGCTCTTCTTCTGCTTCCAGCGCTACTTCATCCGCGGGGCGAACGCCGGTTCCGTGAAGGAGTGAATGTACCGCCACGCACAGCGCTCCCGTCCGGGGGGCGGGAGCGCTGTGCTGTGGTCAACGGGCCGGTGAGCGGCCCGTGTTGCGGCCTCAGTCCGTCAGATTGTTCGGACGGTAGGGCTTGTACTCGCTGCCGGAGGCCAGACCGTAGTCCAGGACACGGTGGTCCGTGCCGTGGCCGCCTCGCTGCTCGAACGCCGAGTAGGCGGTGTGCGAGTCGTCGGTCCACTTCTCGAAGATCACCACGTGGCGGGTGGTGTTGGAGCCGTCGGCGTCGATGAGCAGGTCACCGGGCTTGAGGTCGCCCAGGTTGATCGGGGTCGTCAGGTCCCGGTTGCCCGCCAGCTCGACGGTGTTGGGACCGGACTTCCACAGTCCCAGAGTCATCGAGACGTAGCCGGAGCAGTCCTGCCGGTAACCGTCCGACCAGACCTGGGTCTGGCTGTAGGGAACCTGGGCACCGTTGTTGGCGGTCAGCCAGGTGGCCGCGCGCTCGAGCATCTGGGCCCGCGTGATCGCATCGGCCTTGGCCGCCCTCTCGCTCTTGGCGGCGGTCGCGGCGGGCTTCTCTGCGGGGGTCGCCGTCGCGGACGACGGCAGGACCGCGAAACCCAGAACGGCGGCGCTGCCGGCGGCCACAGCGGCGAGGGATATTCGCGCTCTCCGGCTGATGGACGTCAGAGACATTGCGCTCCTCTTGGTGGGGGGAGATGTGCTCGCCCGGGCCTTCCGGCCCGAAGCAGGCACATCCTGGTGCCGCCCTCCTCGAGAACACCGCCCTCGTGTACGAATGTTCACCCGATGAGCACAAGCGGAAT
It contains:
- a CDS encoding carbohydrate ABC transporter permease — protein: MRTTDEPLSTDERPVLARFPRPARLAGYALLLAFALLYALPFLVQLSTSFKTDPEAASNPLSLLPTAPTTAVFEQLTGSGESGEGVPFMRWLGNSTLVTVVVTLGRVLFDSAAGYALARLHFRGRALLVVFVVAVMAVPGVVLLIPKFLVLNTLGIFDTYTGMIVPLLFDAAGIFIMKQFFESIPKEVEEAARIDGAGVGRIFWYVVLPMSKPALITVTLLSFQGSWNEFTHFLVATQSSDYETLTTGLARFVSGGLGAGTQYPLKLGAALLSTIPVAVLFFCFQRYFIRGANAGSVKE
- a CDS encoding LacI family DNA-binding transcriptional regulator, with the translated sequence MPSRSAPTPPAPGQGSGAGSGSAAGADSGGGQASGSSSGSGSGSGSVTMAMVARRAGVSTQTVSNALNTPDLLRPETLERVRRAVDEMGYRPHRAARSLRTRASRLIGFGIEPAGPGNMVLDRFLHALSETADAAGYRLLLFAAGSGQRELAAYEELLGEHGVDAFVLSNTAHGDPRQAWLEERGIPFVAFGRMWSEQEVGDWVDVDGAAGTEAAVERLVAEGHRRIGFLGWPPGSGSGDDRAEGWHRTLLRHGLQTGHRVNSVDDVGSAARAVQPLLDAGVTAVVAASDTLALGCYRAVSNAGGVPGRDVSVVGFDDSAVAPLLSPPLASVAQPLGDVGREAMRLLLARMSDPAKPPERVLLPPALVVRTSLGAASG
- a CDS encoding sugar ABC transporter substrate-binding protein, with the translated sequence MFRRSTVAVTACAVLATTATACSSGFDKSKNGPEQDTGKKQSLRVLIATSGDAETKAVKSATAAWAKKSGHKVTVQLAKDMDQQLAQAFAGNRPPDAFYVNSDQFANYAKGGSLYAYGDKIPDAKDFSPELRKAFTYNGKLVCLPKDSSTLGLVINTEKWKDAGLTEKDYPTTWDELEKTADKLTSGKTTGLVTTNEYQRLGVFMKQAGGWITDSGESKMTADSKANAEGLGFAKKLLRSGSMKFAKQVDTGWAGEALGKGKAAMIIEGNWLAGAMKADFPDVKYKVVPLPAGPKGKGTLAFSNCWGVAKESTHHEAAIDMIRQLTSKKEQLSSSDQVGVMPSRDSIMKTFAEQHPESKAWVEGNSYAQSPVTVPGFTKVLDQFNADLQGLRTGSPADILSTLQRNGEQAIKKGD
- a CDS encoding amylo-alpha-1,6-glucosidase, whose protein sequence is METTVKTHDGTGAPGAAAPPAELQPFLHDACITLRAPSMAVSRPDGQISEGSDGFYHGDRRGLSLLTAHAEDVPNAPISGGPDSAEHASFRTVLRGLAEHSPDPAVTLERRRAVEPGELSETITLHNAGLTGVRVRLTLRAASDLASMETIKSGRSVSEVPWAQEKDGLSWSDGEMTARLTCTPAPDAVEQAPAETAELRYSIELGARESWQATVRCTIEDEKGEAFRPATARARAEFASGAALATADRGLDHWFARSCSDLRSLLLADPLEENDTFLAAGAPWFLTLFGRDSLWAARMLLPLGTKLAAGTLRTLARRQGAVSDPATEEQPGKILHEIRRDGLHFGDGLSVPPCYYGTVDATPLWVTLLHDAWRWGMPAEEVERLLPHAESALVWMDEYGDADGDGFLEYVDSTGRGLSNQGWKDSGDAVRHRDGRLAEPPVALCEVQAYAHEAALSAAELMRAFGRPGAERWEEWAQRLRVRFRERFWVEDADGPYPAIALGSDKQPLDALTSNIGHLLGTGLLDEEEGRLVAARLAGHHLDSGFGLRTLASDSGGFSPLGYHIGTVWPHDTAIAVQGLVRDGHHAAAESLAAGLVKASVSFDGRLPELFAGHGTGTDTRPAPYPAACRPQAWAATSAVTVLQAVLGLEADAPSGRLTVRPRMAAGYVPLRARGLRLGEREFEVAVDADGTPRVSGFADGSVSVEASGPAQ
- a CDS encoding carbohydrate ABC transporter permease, encoding MPTTVTERPAPPPARRRPGLPGLPGRSRSRTTRGREGLWGWLFVSPMVLGLGLFMALPILMAAWVSLLNWNGQSNPFTPDADFVGLDNYRSLLAEDGLARTLLATSLRNNAYYVLLTVPLETALSLTLAIIVNQRMLRGRSMLRTTFYFPSVTSSIAVCTVFLFLFQGSGAVNQLLSWIGIKGPNWFQDSRGVLWVLLDALGLIDGKPDGFPADHRMMGLPFSEWLAGPSVAMCTLILLAVWTTSGTFMLIFLAALQNIPRELEEAAALDGAARRHILRHVLLPALRPVLFLVTTLGLIATWQVFDQVYVLGQGDPANTTLTPAFLSYSYGFDNAEFGQGAAISFILLGIVLLMTGVQRFLLRERGGSRTARRIAAGSLQQPVSGEGKEAPGAHH